One genomic segment of Erythrolamprus reginae isolate rEryReg1 chromosome 2, rEryReg1.hap1, whole genome shotgun sequence includes these proteins:
- the LOC139163017 gene encoding tigger transposable element-derived protein 1-like, with protein MEEQELVVHEEEVVEEAEEEEEDDAGEEEEGGGAEREEGEPIVVQVKTIEDFLNRGNPPHIKTESEEETHRYWDTEWHEFLKSVAWLSPGQSPPPLEEDARDFQASLGRVKEVAQEGSSSGDPNVRGIGRRRLDSCRRMKETLERMGMERQWPLHLKQYCPQEVERARLPAKRKNANTPDGIRKKQRKVISLNLKMKIIKAYADGKKVTNIAREEGLAHSTISAILKDKERIREAIKGSSGMNVSITRQRKGLIHEMEKLLILWIEDQIQKRLPVSLLLIQNKARSIFATLKERAGEECTETFTASRGWYMRFQQRFHYQKTHTSGETATGDEEAAKRFLSELNGIITEGNYFPAQIFSMDETGLYWKRMPERSYIHKEAQAMPGCKSFKDKVTVLLCGNVAGFKVNPFVIFKSDHSCMFKNVSKTALPVYYGSDPKAWITPQLFDDWFVKCFLPQVKEYCWQKGIPFRILLLLSKSPGHPPDVDSLHPYVKVVYLPPNTSMLLQPMNQGAIATFKTYYLHEVFAKALATMEDESINLSEFWKSYNILDCLENIVAAWQDVGVKCMQGVWKKCLKCFAALGDNLEDFDQDQNLDEIIKNILVLTKSLDLEVETEDVKSLITYMEGELSNEDLIELKEELEEQKVVEEEVEKAAKKEERKEERKEEVKKVVEVQPKTFSLRRLTSVFSGINKILSELESMDPDVERFRRVHWEMREILKCYREIYEEKRKESVESRRSGFPKKVISSPVPVPSLLPYRSTVIEHPEDPQPSTSYARGSDVPENSENHKSFKGYVSDVMFTVIPKKTMLKTPKQEEEAFEIVKVKIPMDLKQESDGEAN; from the exons ATGGAGGAACAGGAACTTGTGGTTCacgaggaggaggtggtggaagaagcagaagaagaagaagaagatgatgccggcgaagaagaagaaggcgggggagctgagagagaggaaggggagccCATCGTGGTCCAAGTGAAGACCATCGAGGATTTTTTGAACAGGGGCAACCCGCCCCACATCAAGACCGAATCCGAGGAGGAAACCCACCGGTATTGGGACACTGAATGGCACGAGTTCTTAAAAAGTGTGGCTTGGCTGTCTCCGGGCCAGTCTCCGCCTCCGTTGGAGGAAGATGCCCGAGATTTCCAGGCCTCCTTGGGGAGAGTCAAGGAAGTGGCGCAGGAGGGGAGCTCCTCCGGAGATCCGAACGTCCGTGGGATCGGCAGAAGGCGGCTGGATTCCTGCAGGAGGATGAAAGAGACGCTGGAGAGGATGGGGATGGAGAGACAGTGGCCTCTGCACCTCAAGCAGTACTGCCCGCAGGAGGTTGAGAGGGCTCGG CTACCCGCAAAGAGAAAGAACGCCAATACACCAGATGGAAtaagaaagaagcaaagaaaagtCATCAGTCTCAATTTGAAGATGAAGATCATCAAAGCGTATGCCGATGGGAAAAAAGTGACTAATATAGCTCGAGAAGAAGGCCTGGCCCATTCGACCATCTCCGCCATTTTGAAGGACAAGGAAAGGATCAGAGAGGCCATAAAAGGATCGTCGGGAATGAACGTGAGCATCACAAGGCAGCGGAAAGGCCTCATCCACGAAATGGAAAAACTCCTTATCCTCTGGATCGAAGATCAGATACAGAAGCGGCTTCCGGTGAGCCTCCTCCTCATCCAGAATAAGGCGCGCAGCATCTTCGCGACGCTGAAAGAACGAGCAGGCGAGGAGTGCACCGAAACATTCACGGCCAGTCGCGGCTGGTACATGCGATTCCAGCAAAGGTTTCATTACCAGAAAACGCACACCTCCGGCGAAACTGCCACTGGCGACGAGGAAGCTGCCAAACGTTTTCTGAGCGAACTTAACGGGATCATAACAGAAGGGAACTATTTTCCCGCTCAGATATTCAGCATGGACGAAACCGGGTTGTATTGGAAAAGAATGCCGGAGCGAAGCTACATACACAAAGAAGCCCAAGCGATGCCTGGGTGTAAATCATTCAAAGATAAAGTAACTGTACTGTTGTGCGGAAATGTTGCCGGATTCAAGGTGAACCCATTTGTAATCTTCAAATCCGATCACTCCTGCATGTTCAAAAATGTTAGCAAAACTGCACTGCCCGTTTATTACGGGTCTGACCCTAAGGCCTGGATAACGCCCCAGCTCTTTGATGATTGGTTTGTGAAATGTTTCTTACCCCAAGTAAAGGAATATTGTTGGCAAAAGGGGATTCCGTTTAGAATTCTTCTGCTCTTAAGCAAATCACCTGGACATCCCCCAGATGTCGACAGCCTTCATCCTTACGTCAAAGTGGTTTATCTACCCCCAAACACGTCCATGCTCCTGCAGCCTATGAACCAGGGAGCTATCGCCACATTCAAGACCTACTATTTGCATGAAGTGTTTGCCAAAGCCTTAGCCACAATGGAGGACGAGAGCATAAACCTGAGTGAGTTTTGGAAAAGCTACAATATCCTGGATTGCCTTGAAAACATTGTAGCAGCGTGGCAGGATGTTGGCGTGAAATGCATGCAAGGGGTTTGGAAAAAGTGCTTGAAATGTTTCGCTGCTCTTGGGGATAATTTGGAGGACTTCGACCAGGACCAAAATTTAGACGAAATCATCAAGAACATTTTGGTGCTCACAAAATCCCTCGATTTGGAGGTTGAAACTGAAGACGTGAAAAGCTTGATAACCTACATGGAGGGAGAGCTTTCCAACGAAGATTTAATTGAGCTGAAAGAAGAACTGGAAGAACAAAAGGTGgtggaagaagaagtagaaaaagcagcgaagaaagaagaaaggaaagaagaacggaaagaagaagtgaaaaaagTCGTAGAGGTCCAGCCCAAGACGTTCAGTCTGAGAAGACTGACGAGTGTTTTCTCAGGCATTAACAAAATTTTGTCAGAATTGGAAAGTATGGATCCAGATGTGGAACGTTTTAGGCGGGTACACTGGGAAATGCgtgaaattttaaaatgttatcgGGAAATAtatgaggaaaaaaggaaagaaagcgtGGAAAGCAGACGTAGCGGGTTCCCAAAGAAAGTTATTTCCTCTCCAGTTCCGGTCCCCTCCCTCTTACCCTACCGATCGACAGTAATAGAACATCCGGAAGATCCTCAGCCATCAACTAGTTATGCCAGGGGGTCTGATGTTCCCGAAAACTCGGAAAACCACAAATCTTTCAAAGGATATGTATCCGATGTGATGTTTACAG